CAGCGACTATTTAAGAGCTATGGCGAGCCAGATCTATCATTTACTaattacgaaaaaaaaaacataatgcaCTTGTCCCAACTCGAACACCGAGTCAACTCGCTACCAGCACTGATCAGTTTCCCAGTTCCCTCCTCCGTAACTGCCAAATCTAGAAACACCGACAGTCAACGGCCGGCGCCCGCAAAGGATCTTCCGATCATAAACGGCGCGTTTCTCGGGATCAGAAAGAGTGCAATACGCCGCGTGAATCTTCATGAAAGCGTCAGATGACGCGCAATTTCGACGGTTTCCAGCCACGTCGGGGTGGCAGATCCTGGCTAGTCGCCGGTAAGCTGATTTGATCACCTGGCTCGTCGAGCCGACGGGGATTTCCAGGATCTCGTAGAGCGACGGAGTCACCGAAGCCGAAAG
The window above is part of the Brassica napus cultivar Da-Ae chromosome C3, Da-Ae, whole genome shotgun sequence genome. Proteins encoded here:
- the LOC106386264 gene encoding chaperone protein dnaJ 11, chloroplastic-like — encoded protein: MMLSSSPTFFAPPLLSSSSPPFSAVPPPPRTSQISISATTASSYSCAEDPPRLRQIPQRLSASVTPSLYEILEIPVGSTSQVIKSAYRRLARICHPDVAGNRRNCASSDAFMKIHAAYCTLSDPEKRAVYDRKILCGRRPLTVGVSRFGSYGGGNWETDQCW